One genomic segment of Thermus neutrinimicus includes these proteins:
- a CDS encoding S41 family peptidase produces the protein MKRRAWFIAGLGVILALVYAQLPRPQAENLLQNPNGQALLEVYQRIQQDYLEPLPREKLNALLEGAIGGMVSALKDPFTSYSPPQRASLRQEDLRGEFFGIGATLSPANPDGTGARIEGVMKGLPAQRAGMRAGDVILEVDGEDVTGLPLQEVVARIRGREGTKVTIKVRREGAPAPLVFELIREKVEIISVSTGRIGDVGYVALETFANFKVEDQLKKAIDGLKAQGIKKLILDLRDNGGGLLDQGCAVASAFLKEGPIVYTRTKNLTRVWCEASGRPLWDGPMVVLVNGNSASASEIVAGALQDHGRAKVIGEKTFGKGVGQTPYTLANGGELTLVTFEWLTPKRRAINKEGLKPDIEVKDTRFPTPLSLQGVGAPPGAEVSVTLNGKTVKVKADAEGKFTYAEPQRQRPLPEDRGQAVLDLEGDAILKRALEELKAAR, from the coding sequence ATGAAAAGACGCGCATGGTTCATCGCCGGGCTCGGGGTGATCCTGGCCCTGGTATACGCCCAGCTACCTCGTCCCCAAGCGGAAAACCTCCTGCAAAACCCCAACGGCCAGGCCCTCCTGGAGGTCTACCAGAGGATCCAGCAGGACTATCTGGAACCCCTGCCCCGGGAGAAGCTCAACGCCCTCCTGGAAGGGGCCATCGGGGGCATGGTTTCCGCCCTGAAGGACCCCTTCACCAGCTACTCCCCACCCCAGCGGGCAAGCCTCCGGCAGGAGGATCTCAGGGGGGAGTTCTTCGGCATCGGGGCCACCCTCTCCCCCGCCAACCCCGACGGCACGGGGGCGAGGATCGAAGGGGTGATGAAGGGCCTTCCCGCCCAGCGGGCCGGTATGCGGGCCGGGGATGTGATCCTCGAGGTGGACGGGGAGGATGTGACCGGGCTTCCCCTCCAGGAAGTGGTGGCCAGAATCCGCGGCCGGGAGGGCACCAAGGTCACCATCAAGGTGCGGCGGGAAGGGGCCCCTGCCCCCTTGGTCTTCGAGCTCATCCGGGAAAAGGTGGAAATCATCTCGGTTTCCACGGGGAGGATCGGGGATGTGGGCTATGTGGCCTTGGAGACCTTCGCCAACTTCAAGGTGGAGGACCAGCTGAAGAAGGCCATTGATGGGCTCAAGGCCCAGGGCATCAAGAAGCTCATCCTTGACCTCAGGGACAACGGAGGAGGCCTTTTGGACCAGGGCTGCGCCGTGGCCAGCGCCTTCCTTAAGGAAGGCCCCATCGTCTACACCCGCACCAAGAACCTCACCCGGGTCTGGTGCGAGGCCTCGGGGAGGCCCTTGTGGGATGGCCCCATGGTGGTCCTGGTGAACGGGAACAGCGCCTCCGCCAGCGAGATCGTGGCCGGGGCCCTGCAGGACCACGGCCGGGCCAAGGTCATCGGGGAGAAAACCTTCGGCAAGGGCGTGGGCCAGACCCCCTACACCCTGGCCAACGGGGGCGAGCTCACCCTGGTCACCTTTGAGTGGCTCACCCCCAAGCGCCGGGCCATCAACAAGGAGGGCCTGAAGCCCGACATCGAGGTGAAGGACACCCGCTTCCCCACCCCCCTCTCCCTACAAGGGGTCGGGGCACCCCCGGGGGCCGAGGTCAGCGTAACCCTAAACGGCAAGACCGTGAAGGTGAAGGCCGATGCCGAGGGTAAGTTCACCTACGCCGAGCCCCAGCGCCAGCGGCCCCTTCCCGAAGACCGGGGGCAGGCGGTCTTGGACCTGGAGGGAGACGCCATCCTCAAGCGGGCCTTGGAGGAGCTTAAGGCCGCCCGTTAG
- the ftsE gene encoding cell division ATP-binding protein FtsE, whose protein sequence is MIAFHRVGLEYPRTGTKALYNVSLEVKKGEFVYVVGHSGAGKSTLLSLILRRLLPTQGAVYFAGQNLRLLKGDQVALHRRRIGMVFQDHRLLSDMTVEENLAFVLRVQGVPQREWGERIFTALRRVGLAHKKRAFPEELSVGEAQRVALARALLLDPPVILADEPTGNLDLDNALGVLDILKAAHQRGATVVVATHSRELLEAYPARVVVLKAGQVVRDERPGEGGSIRVRESPDRGGKEGA, encoded by the coding sequence ATGATCGCCTTCCACCGGGTGGGCCTGGAGTACCCCCGCACGGGGACTAAGGCGCTTTACAACGTGAGCCTCGAGGTCAAGAAGGGGGAGTTCGTCTACGTGGTGGGCCACTCGGGGGCGGGAAAGTCCACCCTGCTTTCCCTGATCTTGCGCCGGCTTCTTCCCACCCAGGGGGCGGTGTACTTCGCCGGGCAAAACCTGAGGCTCCTCAAGGGGGACCAGGTGGCCCTCCACCGTCGCAGGATCGGCATGGTCTTCCAGGACCACCGCCTCCTTTCCGACATGACGGTGGAGGAGAACCTGGCCTTTGTCCTCCGGGTGCAGGGGGTTCCCCAGAGGGAGTGGGGGGAGCGGATCTTTACCGCCCTGCGCCGGGTGGGGCTTGCCCACAAGAAAAGGGCTTTTCCCGAGGAGCTTTCCGTGGGGGAGGCCCAGCGGGTGGCCCTGGCCCGGGCCCTGCTTTTGGACCCTCCCGTGATCCTGGCCGACGAGCCCACGGGGAACCTGGACCTGGATAACGCCCTAGGGGTGCTGGACATCCTCAAGGCCGCCCACCAGCGGGGGGCCACGGTGGTGGTGGCCACCCACAGCCGGGAGCTCCTGGAGGCCTACCCGGCCCGGGTGGTGGTGCTGAAGGCGGGGCAGGTGGTGCGGGACGA